One part of the Magallana gigas chromosome 5, xbMagGiga1.1, whole genome shotgun sequence genome encodes these proteins:
- the LOC105318291 gene encoding tetratricopeptide repeat protein 21B isoform X1 yields the protein MVDTDPTIIGKISYYCREKYYCHMENAATEGLQKFSNDPVLKFFRAYAVILQGRIQEGIRELDVLKDKRDVNICSTMALMFAHKHSQSVDREAVQELDAKLKEERKQSGEMGLYYGGLFLLLNDKPDKAREYIDRMLKMATTKEGFVAKGWIELESGREAKKAIKYFDDAIGMEGARDINALLGKAKYLESRHNFTGALEQINQLIVTYPGFLPALIEKMKLQLNLQDWDQAIETAQRALDTDLHCTEALKYQVIYLLSREGNYSEASGKIGDLISALDRFEPRSSYLYYHMAQIFSRICGRNALVLQQTYTLVERSVQQDSENTEYINELGFQLLLQGKVKDAMKCYRNAMKINDTSVQSLTGIIRCQLIENQLDDAAQQLDFLQEVQQSIGRTSELAYLSAALSIKRGEGPDKAYKLLNEAVEIHFTALKGNPLGPQYYLLLNPDFLLQMLKDFLVFAPTQPIKQGQPPDPLLKRCCQVLEALTRTVPGLLEALYLMAKVRFLQGDIDSAQGTLNHCLEMENTYSDAHILMAQIHLYQNNFKLANQSLEVGLSYNFEVRDHPLYHLIKARILKKSGDSAEAVKTLQMAMTLPGVKAAGKGPMAKKGKVPDIGTNDRVSVFLELAEAHTALGETHEAAKVMQDAINEFSGTAEEIRITIANADLSIARGDVEMAVTMLRNITPDQTYYVKSREKLADIYLHHKKDKRLYTGCYRELYDKQPNVETALLLGDAYMSIQEPDKAIEVYEKAMKNNPKETQLASKIGQALVKTHNYGKAINYYEAALKNGSSQGFLRHDLAELLLKLRQYDKAEKVLKQSLEAESEDPRDESPQKKKNRKKLNDNEVEILGILEDIEWERSVESSELNSFVGVNRIKRKYSVESQSFSSLSRDLSSDLDTMMEHTKLMVLLAKVYQKVDRMEDAMTALTKARDMQARVLKRVQIEQPDAVGQQKQLASDICVTMAEQVKGQRDYEKAIKFYKEALVYNENDSKVMLDLAGLYLMTEDLDSCQHQLMSLLKNEKENDAATIMLADLMFRKNEYDSAVHHFQQLLTVKPDNYEALAGLVDLMRRSGKLEEVPKFLEAAESATGRASMEGGFNYCKGLYEWYTGNPTAALKLFNKARKDSDWGNLSIYNMIEICLNPDNDTLGGEVFEDEGTGAVDRDKMESEQVAVRTAEKLLKEVKAKPGDLRPKMLENMALIASKQKQNVEKAVNNLMEVSANEHDSEIPTSGSAREHVGALYGIAAAYMVLKQTPRARNQLKRIAKNNWTMQDAEDLEKGWLLLADIYIQTGKYDMATELLKRCLQHNRSCCKAHEYLGYIFEKEQSYKDAASSYEMAWKYGNKNNPVIGFKLAFNYLKAKRFVDAIDICHHVLGNHPNYPKIRKEILEKARASLRV from the exons ATGGTAGACACAGATCCAACAATAATA GGTAAAATTTCCTATTACTGTAGGGAAAAATACTACTGTCATATGGAAAATGCTGCTACCGAAGGACTACAAAAATTCAGTAATGACCCAGTTCTCAAGTTCTTTAGGGCATATGCAGTTATTTTACAAG GACGTATTCAGGAAGGAATAAGAGAATTGGATGTATTGAAAGACAAGAGGGATGTGAATATATGTTCAACAATGGCACTTATGTTTGCTCATAAACATAGTCAATCTGTTG aCAGAGAAGCTGTGCAGGAGTTGGATGCAAAGTTAAAGGAGGAAAGGAAACAAAGTGGGGAAAtg GGTTTATATTATGGAGGTCTGTTCCTGCTTTTGAATGACAAACCAGACAAAGCAAGAGAATACATAGATAGGATGCTGAAAATGGCCACAACAAAAGAG GGATTTGTAGCTAAAGGATGGATTGAACTGGAGAGTGGGAGAGAGGCCAAAAAggccattaaatattttgatgatgCAATTGG AATGGAGGGGGCCCGGGACATTAATGCCTTGCTGGGAAAAGCCAAGTACCTAGAGTCGCGCCACAATTTTACAGGCGCGCTGGAGCAGATCAATCAGCTGATCGTCACCTACCCAGGCTTCCTGCCTGCCCTGATCGAGAAAATGAAGCTACAGCTTAATCTCCAGGACTGGGATCAGGCCATAGAAACAGCTCAAAG AGCTTTGGACACTGATCTACACTGTACAGAGGCACTCAAGTACCAGGTCATATATCTCCTGTCCAGGGAGGGCAACTACTCCGAG GCATCTGGTAAAATAGGAGATCTTATCTCAGCACTGGATAGATTTGAACCAAGAAGTTCCTACCTATACTACCACATGGCACAAATATTCAGCAGAATA TGCGGAAGAAATGCCCTAGTCCTGCAGCAGACGTACACCCTGGTGGAGCGCTCGGTGCAACAGGACTCGGAGAACACCGAGTACATCAATGAACTCGGCTTTCAGCTCCTCCTACAGGGGAAGGTCAAGGATGCCATGAAGTGTTACAGGAACGCCATGAAGATAAACGACACCAGTGTTCAGTCTCTCACAG GTATCATTCGATGTCAGTTGATTGAAAACCAGCTAGATGATGCTGCACAGCAGCTGGATTTCTTGCAAGAAGTACAACAAAGCATCGGAAGAACCTCA GAACTGGCTTATCTAAGTGCTGCATTGTCTATAAAGAGAGGAGAGGGTCCAGACAAAGCTTACAAACTACTGAATGAAGCTGTGGAGATCCATTTCACTGCCTTAAAA gGAAACCCCCTTGGACCGCAATATTATCTGTTGCTCAATCCAGACTTTTTGCTGCAGATGCTCAAAGATTTCCTAGTATTTGCTCCTACACAA CCTATAAAGCAGGGTCAGCCCCCTGACCCTCTCCTTAAGCGCTGCTGTCAGGTACTTGAGGCCCTGACCCGCACTGTTCCCGGTCTCCTGGAGGCTTTGTACCTTATGGCCAAGGTCCGCTTCCTGCAAG GAGACATTGACTCTGCCCAGGGGACACTGAACCACTGCCTGGAGATGGAGAACACCTACTCAGACGCCCACATCTTGATGGCCCAGATCCACCTCTACCAGAACAACTTCAAACTGGCCAACCAATCCCTGGAGGTCGGGCTCAGCTACAACTTTGAG GTGAGAGACCACCCCCTGTATCACCTGATCAAGGCTCGAATTCTGAAGAAGTCAGGCGACTCGGCAGAAGCTGTTAAAACCCTACAGATGGCCATGACCCTGCCAGGGGTCAAAGCGGCAG GGAAGGGACCCATGGCAAAGAAAGGGAAGGTGCCAGACATTGGTACCAATGACAGGGTCTCTGTGTTCCTGGAGCTAGCTGAGGCCCACACTGCCCTCGGAGAAACG CACGAGGCAGCTAAGGTGATGCAGGATGCCATCAATGAGTTCAGTGGGACAGCCGAGGAGATCAGAATCACCATCGCCAACGCTGACCTGTCCATTGCCCGCGGCGACGTAGAAATGGCCGTCACCATGCTACGAAACATCACTCCAGACCAGACCTATTACGTCAAGTCTCGCGAAAAACTGGCAGACATTTATCTCCATCACAAAAAAGATAAAAGGCTGTATACTGGGTGCTATAG AGAACTTTATGACAAGCAGCCCAATGTTGAAACAGCTCTGTTACTGGGAGATGCCTACATGAGTATCCAGGAG cCTGATAAAGCCATTGAGGTTTATGAGAAAGCAATGAAGAATAACCCCAAAGAGACACAGTTAGCAAGCAAAATAGGACAGGCCTTGGTCAAGACCCACAACTATGGAAAG GCAATAAATTACTACGAAGCTGCTCTGAAAAATGGCTCCAGTCAAGGTTTTCTAAG ACATGATCTAGCTGAATTGTTGTTAAAACTACGACAATATGACAAGGCAGAAAAAGTACTCAAACAGTCCCTGGAAGCTGAATCAG AAGATCCTAGGGATGAATCTCctcaaaagaaaaagaatagaAAGAAGTTGAATGACAATGAGGTGGAGATTCTTGGTATCCTTGAGGACATAGAATGGGAGCGGAGTGTGGAGAGCAGTGAACTGAACTCCTTTGTGGGAGTTAATAGAATTAAAAGGAAATACAGTGTAGAATCACAATCATTTTCTTCTCTATCGAGGGACTTGT CCTCTGACCTTGATACCATGATGGAACACACCAAACTGATGGTGCTACTGGCCAAGGTGTACCAGAAGGTGGATAGAATGGAGGATGCCATGACGGCCCTGACCAAGGCTCGGGACATGCAGGCCAG AGTTTTGAAGCGTGTTCAAATTGAGCAACCAGATGCTGTCGGCCAACAGAAACAGTTGGCCTCAGA TATTTGTGTGACAATGGCAGAACAAGTAAAAGGACAGAGAGATTACGAGAAAGCCATTAAGTTCTATAAAGAGGCTCTGGTCTACAATGAAAATGACAGCAAG GTGATGTTGGATCTGGCTGGGCTGTACTTGATGACAGAAGACCTTGATTCCTGCCAGCATCAGCTGATGAGTCTCCTGAAGAATGAGAAGGAGAATGACGCTGCTACAATT ATGTTGGCAGACTTGATGTTCAGGAAGAATGAATATGACTCGGCTGTGCACCATTTTCAGCAACTGTTGACTGTCAAACCAG ATAACTATGAGGCCCTGGCAGGACTAGTGGATCTGATGAGGAGATCCGGGAAGCTGGAGGAGGTCCCTAAGTTCCTTGAGGCTGCTGAAAGTGCCACAGGGAGAGCTAGCATGGAGGGTGGATTCAACTACTGTAAAGGCCTGTATGAGTG GTACACTGGTAACCCGACAGCTGCTCTGAAGTTGTTTAACAAAGCTCGTAAAGACAGCGACTGGGGAAACCTGTCTATCTACAACATGATCGAGATCTGTCTGAACCCTGACAATGATACGCTGGGGGGAGAGGTGTTTGAGGACGAGGGAACTGG AGCTGTGGATCGAGACAAGATGGAGAGTGAACAAGTGGCTGTCAGAACAGCGGAAAAATTACTCAAG GAAGTAAAGGCCAAGCCTGGAGACTTGAGGCCCAAGATGTTGGAGAACATGGCACTGATTGCCTCAAAACAGAAACAGAATGTGGAGAAGGCTGTCAATAACCTAATGGAAGTCAGTGCTAATGAG CATGACTCGGAAATTCCCACCTCAGGTTCAGCG CGAGAACATGTGGGTGCATTGTATGGAATCGCGGCGGCCTACATGGTACTAAAACAGACTCCTAGGGCCAGGAACCAGCTCAAGAGAATCGCCAAAAATAACTGGACCATGCAG GATGCTGAAGATCTTGAGAAAGGTTGGCTTCTGTTGGCAGATATCTACATACAG ACTGGGAAATATGACATGGCTACAGAGTTACTAAAACGATGCCTACAGCATAATAGG TCCTGTTGCAAGGCACATGAATACCTAGGGTATATTTTTGAGAAAGAACAATCTTATAAAGATGCTGCCTCCAGTTATGAAATGGCATGGAAATATGGAAACAAAAACAATCCTGTCATAG GCTTCAAGTTAGCATTCAACTATTTGAAGGCAAAGAGATTTGTAGATGCAATTGATATTTGTCATCAT GTATTAGGTAATCACCCAAATTATCCCAAAATAAGGAAAGAAATCCTAGAGAAGGCTAGAGCATCTCTACGAGTGTGA
- the LOC105318291 gene encoding tetratricopeptide repeat protein 21B isoform X2 translates to MVDTDPTIIGKISYYCREKYYCHMENAATEGLQKFSNDPVLKFFRAYAVILQGRIQEGIRELDVLKDKRDVNICSTMALMFAHKHSQSVDREAVQELDAKLKEERKQSGEMGLYYGGLFLLLNDKPDKAREYIDRMLKMATTKEGFVAKGWIELESGREAKKAIKYFDDAIGMEGARDINALLGKAKYLESRHNFTGALEQINQLIVTYPGFLPALIEKMKLQLNLQDWDQAIETAQRALDTDLHCTEALKYQVIYLLSREGNYSEASGKIGDLISALDRFEPRSSYLYYHMAQIFSRICGRNALVLQQTYTLVERSVQQDSENTEYINELGFQLLLQGKVKDAMKCYRNAMKINDTSVQSLTGIIRCQLIENQLDDAAQQLDFLQEVQQSIGRTSELAYLSAALSIKRGEGPDKAYKLLNEAVEIHFTALKGNPLGPQYYLLLNPDFLLQMLKDFLVFAPTQPIKQGQPPDPLLKRCCQVLEALTRTVPGLLEALYLMAKVRFLQGDIDSAQGTLNHCLEMENTYSDAHILMAQIHLYQNNFKLANQSLEVGLSYNFEVRDHPLYHLIKARILKKSGDSAEAVKTLQMAMTLPGVKAAGKGPMAKKGKVPDIGTNDRVSVFLELAEAHTALGETHEAAKVMQDAINEFSGTAEEIRITIANADLSIARGDVEMAVTMLRNITPDQTYYVKSREKLADIYLHHKKDKRLYTGCYRELYDKQPNVETALLLGDAYMSIQEPDKAIEVYEKAMKNNPKETQLASKIGQALVKTHNYGKAINYYEAALKNGSSQGFLRHDLAELLLKLRQYDKAEKVLKQSLEAESEDPRDESPQKKKNRKKLNDNEVEILGILEDIEWERSVESSELNSFVGVNRIKRKYSVESQSFSSLSRDLSSDLDTMMEHTKLMVLLAKVYQKVDRMEDAMTALTKARDMQARVLKRVQIEQPDAVGQQKQLASDICVTMAEQVKGQRDYEKAIKFYKEALVYNENDSKVMLDLAGLYLMTEDLDSCQHQLMSLLKNEKENDAATIMLADLMFRKNEYDSAVHHFQQLLTVKPDNYEALAGLVDLMRRSGKLEEVPKFLEAAESATGRASMEGGFNYCKGLYEWYTGNPTAALKLFNKARKDSDWGNLSIYNMIEICLNPDNDTLGGEVFEDEGTGAVDRDKMESEQVAVRTAEKLLKEVKAKPGDLRPKMLENMALIASKQKQNVEKAVNNLMEVSANEREHVGALYGIAAAYMVLKQTPRARNQLKRIAKNNWTMQDAEDLEKGWLLLADIYIQTGKYDMATELLKRCLQHNRSCCKAHEYLGYIFEKEQSYKDAASSYEMAWKYGNKNNPVIGFKLAFNYLKAKRFVDAIDICHHVLGNHPNYPKIRKEILEKARASLRV, encoded by the exons ATGGTAGACACAGATCCAACAATAATA GGTAAAATTTCCTATTACTGTAGGGAAAAATACTACTGTCATATGGAAAATGCTGCTACCGAAGGACTACAAAAATTCAGTAATGACCCAGTTCTCAAGTTCTTTAGGGCATATGCAGTTATTTTACAAG GACGTATTCAGGAAGGAATAAGAGAATTGGATGTATTGAAAGACAAGAGGGATGTGAATATATGTTCAACAATGGCACTTATGTTTGCTCATAAACATAGTCAATCTGTTG aCAGAGAAGCTGTGCAGGAGTTGGATGCAAAGTTAAAGGAGGAAAGGAAACAAAGTGGGGAAAtg GGTTTATATTATGGAGGTCTGTTCCTGCTTTTGAATGACAAACCAGACAAAGCAAGAGAATACATAGATAGGATGCTGAAAATGGCCACAACAAAAGAG GGATTTGTAGCTAAAGGATGGATTGAACTGGAGAGTGGGAGAGAGGCCAAAAAggccattaaatattttgatgatgCAATTGG AATGGAGGGGGCCCGGGACATTAATGCCTTGCTGGGAAAAGCCAAGTACCTAGAGTCGCGCCACAATTTTACAGGCGCGCTGGAGCAGATCAATCAGCTGATCGTCACCTACCCAGGCTTCCTGCCTGCCCTGATCGAGAAAATGAAGCTACAGCTTAATCTCCAGGACTGGGATCAGGCCATAGAAACAGCTCAAAG AGCTTTGGACACTGATCTACACTGTACAGAGGCACTCAAGTACCAGGTCATATATCTCCTGTCCAGGGAGGGCAACTACTCCGAG GCATCTGGTAAAATAGGAGATCTTATCTCAGCACTGGATAGATTTGAACCAAGAAGTTCCTACCTATACTACCACATGGCACAAATATTCAGCAGAATA TGCGGAAGAAATGCCCTAGTCCTGCAGCAGACGTACACCCTGGTGGAGCGCTCGGTGCAACAGGACTCGGAGAACACCGAGTACATCAATGAACTCGGCTTTCAGCTCCTCCTACAGGGGAAGGTCAAGGATGCCATGAAGTGTTACAGGAACGCCATGAAGATAAACGACACCAGTGTTCAGTCTCTCACAG GTATCATTCGATGTCAGTTGATTGAAAACCAGCTAGATGATGCTGCACAGCAGCTGGATTTCTTGCAAGAAGTACAACAAAGCATCGGAAGAACCTCA GAACTGGCTTATCTAAGTGCTGCATTGTCTATAAAGAGAGGAGAGGGTCCAGACAAAGCTTACAAACTACTGAATGAAGCTGTGGAGATCCATTTCACTGCCTTAAAA gGAAACCCCCTTGGACCGCAATATTATCTGTTGCTCAATCCAGACTTTTTGCTGCAGATGCTCAAAGATTTCCTAGTATTTGCTCCTACACAA CCTATAAAGCAGGGTCAGCCCCCTGACCCTCTCCTTAAGCGCTGCTGTCAGGTACTTGAGGCCCTGACCCGCACTGTTCCCGGTCTCCTGGAGGCTTTGTACCTTATGGCCAAGGTCCGCTTCCTGCAAG GAGACATTGACTCTGCCCAGGGGACACTGAACCACTGCCTGGAGATGGAGAACACCTACTCAGACGCCCACATCTTGATGGCCCAGATCCACCTCTACCAGAACAACTTCAAACTGGCCAACCAATCCCTGGAGGTCGGGCTCAGCTACAACTTTGAG GTGAGAGACCACCCCCTGTATCACCTGATCAAGGCTCGAATTCTGAAGAAGTCAGGCGACTCGGCAGAAGCTGTTAAAACCCTACAGATGGCCATGACCCTGCCAGGGGTCAAAGCGGCAG GGAAGGGACCCATGGCAAAGAAAGGGAAGGTGCCAGACATTGGTACCAATGACAGGGTCTCTGTGTTCCTGGAGCTAGCTGAGGCCCACACTGCCCTCGGAGAAACG CACGAGGCAGCTAAGGTGATGCAGGATGCCATCAATGAGTTCAGTGGGACAGCCGAGGAGATCAGAATCACCATCGCCAACGCTGACCTGTCCATTGCCCGCGGCGACGTAGAAATGGCCGTCACCATGCTACGAAACATCACTCCAGACCAGACCTATTACGTCAAGTCTCGCGAAAAACTGGCAGACATTTATCTCCATCACAAAAAAGATAAAAGGCTGTATACTGGGTGCTATAG AGAACTTTATGACAAGCAGCCCAATGTTGAAACAGCTCTGTTACTGGGAGATGCCTACATGAGTATCCAGGAG cCTGATAAAGCCATTGAGGTTTATGAGAAAGCAATGAAGAATAACCCCAAAGAGACACAGTTAGCAAGCAAAATAGGACAGGCCTTGGTCAAGACCCACAACTATGGAAAG GCAATAAATTACTACGAAGCTGCTCTGAAAAATGGCTCCAGTCAAGGTTTTCTAAG ACATGATCTAGCTGAATTGTTGTTAAAACTACGACAATATGACAAGGCAGAAAAAGTACTCAAACAGTCCCTGGAAGCTGAATCAG AAGATCCTAGGGATGAATCTCctcaaaagaaaaagaatagaAAGAAGTTGAATGACAATGAGGTGGAGATTCTTGGTATCCTTGAGGACATAGAATGGGAGCGGAGTGTGGAGAGCAGTGAACTGAACTCCTTTGTGGGAGTTAATAGAATTAAAAGGAAATACAGTGTAGAATCACAATCATTTTCTTCTCTATCGAGGGACTTGT CCTCTGACCTTGATACCATGATGGAACACACCAAACTGATGGTGCTACTGGCCAAGGTGTACCAGAAGGTGGATAGAATGGAGGATGCCATGACGGCCCTGACCAAGGCTCGGGACATGCAGGCCAG AGTTTTGAAGCGTGTTCAAATTGAGCAACCAGATGCTGTCGGCCAACAGAAACAGTTGGCCTCAGA TATTTGTGTGACAATGGCAGAACAAGTAAAAGGACAGAGAGATTACGAGAAAGCCATTAAGTTCTATAAAGAGGCTCTGGTCTACAATGAAAATGACAGCAAG GTGATGTTGGATCTGGCTGGGCTGTACTTGATGACAGAAGACCTTGATTCCTGCCAGCATCAGCTGATGAGTCTCCTGAAGAATGAGAAGGAGAATGACGCTGCTACAATT ATGTTGGCAGACTTGATGTTCAGGAAGAATGAATATGACTCGGCTGTGCACCATTTTCAGCAACTGTTGACTGTCAAACCAG ATAACTATGAGGCCCTGGCAGGACTAGTGGATCTGATGAGGAGATCCGGGAAGCTGGAGGAGGTCCCTAAGTTCCTTGAGGCTGCTGAAAGTGCCACAGGGAGAGCTAGCATGGAGGGTGGATTCAACTACTGTAAAGGCCTGTATGAGTG GTACACTGGTAACCCGACAGCTGCTCTGAAGTTGTTTAACAAAGCTCGTAAAGACAGCGACTGGGGAAACCTGTCTATCTACAACATGATCGAGATCTGTCTGAACCCTGACAATGATACGCTGGGGGGAGAGGTGTTTGAGGACGAGGGAACTGG AGCTGTGGATCGAGACAAGATGGAGAGTGAACAAGTGGCTGTCAGAACAGCGGAAAAATTACTCAAG GAAGTAAAGGCCAAGCCTGGAGACTTGAGGCCCAAGATGTTGGAGAACATGGCACTGATTGCCTCAAAACAGAAACAGAATGTGGAGAAGGCTGTCAATAACCTAATGGAAGTCAGTGCTAATGAG CGAGAACATGTGGGTGCATTGTATGGAATCGCGGCGGCCTACATGGTACTAAAACAGACTCCTAGGGCCAGGAACCAGCTCAAGAGAATCGCCAAAAATAACTGGACCATGCAG GATGCTGAAGATCTTGAGAAAGGTTGGCTTCTGTTGGCAGATATCTACATACAG ACTGGGAAATATGACATGGCTACAGAGTTACTAAAACGATGCCTACAGCATAATAGG TCCTGTTGCAAGGCACATGAATACCTAGGGTATATTTTTGAGAAAGAACAATCTTATAAAGATGCTGCCTCCAGTTATGAAATGGCATGGAAATATGGAAACAAAAACAATCCTGTCATAG GCTTCAAGTTAGCATTCAACTATTTGAAGGCAAAGAGATTTGTAGATGCAATTGATATTTGTCATCAT GTATTAGGTAATCACCCAAATTATCCCAAAATAAGGAAAGAAATCCTAGAGAAGGCTAGAGCATCTCTACGAGTGTGA